The stretch of DNA AACTCATGAGAGATATTTTTGGTAACCCCTAATTTAATATACCTTTTAAGTGCATCTTTACCTGGAGTGCATACTGCACCTACTACTGATTGTTGTGACGAAATACGAAATTCTGTTAAATGTCCGCCAGCTGCTTTTTAACACATGTTCTTTTTGATGGGGGAGTATTTGTTAGAATCAGGTACAGAGTGGTCAAATTGGATCTATGGTATACCCAGTCAATTTAATGCATTGTTATCAGTATCGTGCATAGATTCAATTCAAGGAGCTTTTGATGCAAATCATGTTGTAAATATTTTGGTGCTTGAATCAGAGGAATCACAAATGAGTGATTTGCTCCACATGAATTATCTGATTCTGGTACAACACACCAGCTGGTCATGCCCGATCGGGTTTTGCATGACTTTCTCATGAAAGGTGTAAAAAAAGCTCCCCTCCccaaagaaaattttgaaaagaaggaaTAGGCTGATGCTATTAGGACAATGAATTGTGTCTTTGTGGTGGAAGAATATGTGGGTTATATCTGATTAGGTGGGTAAGAATTGGCACAGATGTGGGGTTTGGCTCATTGCCTTGACTTGGTCCACTTCCCAAACAATGGGTAAAGAATATGTCTTGAACTTGTTTATGAGGATATGTACtagattataaatttaaattcgtACCTAAATTCTGAATCTTAAATTGGATTATATAACGAATAGTAAGATACTGAATTACTGATCAATAATTGCTACCAACTTAAAGTATATTTTCATGTGaagaaacatttaaaacattacaGAGATATAAGattcaaaagaaaacaagattaaaatcataaatcaaaattacaatAAGACCAACTGCACAGCTTTTAAGTGGTTCAAACCCTCATGAAAGTATCAATATAGATGACAGATTAATATTTCCTGTTACAGTACATAAGCTAATCTAATGATTTTTTCATTCATCATCCCCAAGATCAAAGTCACTTTGTTTATCCTTGTCCTCTGATATCAAAAGCAATAACATTGATGCACTTTTTGCAAATTCCTTGAATAAGCAACTCTATCTTTCAACCCTTTTCATAGATGATCCTTCTTTCCCCTTTCTAGCGGATGACACCACTGTTCCCTTTTATGTATTAGCATCTTGGGTACTTAATACATATTTCCTAGCATTGTTGACTATTTGCATCTTATTGTCTTcagctttttttattttttagcaacTTCAGAAAGATAGCTGTAACTTCGTCCGGAGCAAATGTACTAGCATTCACATTCTCATTCTCATTTGTTCCAGCAAGGTAATACTTCATCCTTGTAACAACACCCGAACAAGTATGCAACTAACACTTGCATTTGTCTGAAGGTCTTTGCATAGGAACAGAACACTTTTAGAGTGGTTCCACATGACCACCTCAAtgtcctttttatttgtttttcccATTTGCCCTACTAAAAAACATCACAGCAATGACAATGAGTAGGAACCTTTTAAACAAATGGCAGAAAGGGACAAGTGGGGACCAACTACCTGTGCATCACTGTGGGAGGAAAAACAAAGCATAAAAAGCTCTATGGGTATGGGGGGAACATGTCCAAACTTCCAACTGGAAGGGGCATAGGGGGACCATCTTTTGGAATCGTGGGAAGGAAAGATTCTTCAGTTTCCCTCCAATCTTATAaagtaatttgaaaaataaaactaaaaaacaattcTTAAAAACAGGTCACAGTGGCCCAACCTGTTTTCACATATGATCTGGACATGCACAATTCGATTCAGAAATGTGATTCTTGAGATTAAGAAGCCATTTCAAACAATTTCacgtcatatcaaatcatgatTTGAGTAAAACGTTTTGTGTGATGCTGATAACCATGTAGTAGACAGTTTTTATCGCTGCAGCAGCACATCCTTCTTCCCAGAAGTTAATATGTCCTTACTGTGCAGCAGCTGTGATTGTGAGATGCTTTTTAACCTtagggacaaaagtttgatgtATAGACTGATTACCTGCAACAAACATTAAATCATATACCAAACATACATGTTTTCACAATGTTCTCTGATGTGGCATCGTAACCATACTTCTCAATTAGTACTACCATTTTTTAGATTATGTGGCATTAGCATTGCCAATGTATATCTTCCTATCAGGTGGCTTCCACCTTGAAACAGTTCCATAGGATGAAACAGAAATTGATCAATACCAAATGTTAGGTCAGTTAATTCTTGTGTAAAACTACTTTCTTGTAGTTTTGTTAAAATGTAGATGCTAGTTTTCTTTTGTGTGACTGTTTATGCTCACAGTGATATGTGATCATTAATGCGAGTGCTTATTCATATCTTTGGCTACCATTACCTGATTTGATGGTGACTCGGACATTTTTGGGTGTGGTATATCTTAAATAATGGTAGAAACATTCTGTATCATCTTCAATGTAGTCCTCTGcatttctttttgttgttaTGACTACTATGTATTTCATGTTTTGAGTCCTTTTCTTCGTTCTTTTTGTGAATTAGGTTTCTCTTATATATTAGTTCTTTGCATAACATTTCGGAGTTCATATTTGTTAGAAACAAGGTCAAAATAGTGACAGATGGTGCCATGCCTCCACTGGTGGAGCTCCTCAAGATGAAAAATAGCGGTATACGAGAATTAGCTACAGCTGCAGTCTTGACACTCTCAGCTGCTGCATCCAACAAGCCCATTATTGCTGCTTCTGGAGCAGCACCTTTTCTTGTTCAGATTCTCAAATCTGGAAGTGTTCAAGGCAAAGTTGATGCTGTTACAGCCCTCCATAATCTTTCTACCTTCAATGAGAATTCCATCGAACTTCTTGATCCTAGTGCTGTTTTCCCTCTGATCAACCTTCTTAAAGAGTGCAAGAAGTATTCCAAGTTTGCAGAAAAAGCCACAGCACTGCTTGAAATCCTTTCCAACTCTGAAGAAGGGCGAACTGCAATCTCAATTGCAGATGGTGGAATCTTAACCCTAGTTGAGACAGTTGAAGATGGATCACTTGTCAGCACAGAACATGCTGTAGGAGCTCTGCTATCTTTATGCCAAAGCTGCCGAGATAAATACCGAGAACTGATTCTTAAAGAAGGTGCAATTCCGGGTCTGCTACGGCTGACCGTGGAGGGCACGGCTGAAGCTCAAGATAGAGCTCGTGTGCTTCTGGATTTGCTCAGAGATTCTCCCCCAGAAAAAAGACTAACCTCATCAGTTTTGGAGAAAATTGTTTATGACATTGCTGAACGGGTAGATGGCGCAGATAAAGCTGCTGAAACTGCCAAACAGTTGTTGCAAGATATGGTTCAAAGGAGTATGGAACACAGCATGAAATGCATCCAGCATAGGGCTGCATCTTGCACTCCTTCTATTCCTTCCACTTGATGTGTACCTTTTTTTCctcatcaagcaactgcacaaTTGAGTTTTAACTTGTAAATatgtgttttcatttttttttctctgggGGGCTAGTTGTTGTGTTAACTAGATCACCATGGAAAGTGAGTCTATGTTGCTCTCCTACATGACTGTGTATTGATGTTTACAAGACTAACATGAGATTGAGTTACTGACCTCAGcacttataattaattacacCGCATACTTTCACCAGGTTTCTGTCCTTGCATGTATTTCTTTCTCAGATCACGAATTTAAGAAAGGTTTGCTAATTTACAGGAGATACGCACCATGGTTGTAATTAGGCCACCACTTTTTTCATATTAAGGACATGATCGGTAGAAAAAGTTATAAAgctattttaaaactaaaaagttaGTAAaggaatgaaaataattttagttgtaagaaataaaatttataagtttaaatacttttttaatccGGATATTATTTCCTTTCACcttcaattaatttcttttctatttcctTTCACcttcaattaatttcttttcttaccTCTTACTGTTTTGAATTTCTCAAATGTATATTATCTAGAGTTAGACTTTGTTAATGATGTGAAATGTTATTTTTTGGATATTATGATAATGTGATAAATAACTATCTATTCAACTATgattatgtatattatttaaaaggaatcaatatgaaagaaagattatttttattcaaattgattgaTTTGAAATACTTCTTAAGTTCACATCTAGAAAACTCTAGAATCTTCAACAACTTCTATTAGTTTCTAgtaatacatttaatatttttccagTAATACATTTAATATCCAATTAAAACCATTTTCTCTTAAGTCGACGAGTGGGTATCTATCATTTCTAACTTTCATATGAGATAATGAAATCACTAAATATAGGAAAACTTAGAATCCTTAGTCGCATAggaatcaaaacaaaaatctcAATCTCAATCGTCATCTTAATGTAGTGTAAAAAAAACCTAAGTATAAGTCCAAgtaacttcaaaacaaaatctcaaTCACCCATTTAATATAATGTAAGAAAAACTTGAGTATCAGTCCAAGTAACTCCGaatttaatagttaatttgTGAGTTTAACCTTGTTAATGTTTCACAATATGGAGAATATTATAATGTGAAATTATATGGATATAAATACCTACATTAACACAACATTAGTAACGAATGCATTTAATATCCTACTAATAACATTTCTCTCAAACTTACGAATGAGTATCTATCATTCCCAATTTGTATGTGAGATCATAAAATCACTAGAAAAATTGTTAAAGTCCTTAGTCGCATAGGAATCGTACTAAAATCTCAATCACCCCCTTAATGTAGTGTAAGAAAAACCTGAGTATTAATCCAAGTAACTCCGAATTTAGTAGCAAGCTTGTTAGAGTTTAACCATGTTAATGTTTCACAATATGGGAAATATTTCAATATAGAAACATAAACCAATATTGGATATAACTACCACTAGTCTAAAGAATGGAATGAACATGATGCATGAACTAAAACTAGTGTAGAAAGTGTATACACAAGTGCTGTGACAGAATGCATGGTATCTTGAATAAGAGAAATGCAAATCTAGTATGAAACTACTTTAGAATGGTTGGAAATCACTAATAAATGTTTAGGATGCAATGAATGATATATTGGAACACGCTATGTGTTGGAAAATCAcgcactaaaaataataatctcttCAAGCGGAAGCACACCCACAAATAAGAgcagaaaaattataaataaaagcacACAGGAAATTTAACGTAGTTCGGCACCTCAAGGCCTACATCCACAACCACTCAATAAGAAGTATATTATCACCCAAGTGTGCAATTTTTGTGGACCAAAATTACAAACCCTTCATAGTACAATTTTTCTAGCAAAAATTGCAAACTTTCAAATGACACACAACTACCCAAGCCCCTTATACACCCAAGAGACCTATTGAGTTGTGATAACAACTCTAAAACcaactctttatttttatagtatttttctgCTGCTCTCTTCTTCATATTACTCGATGTGGGACTTTGGTGAATACCCACTTGAGAACCAACACTATGAAAGTCAGTATTAAGAAAAACTAAGTGAAACTATGTATAACGAAAGTGTTTGAAGAAAGTCCTAACTGAAAACCCGAAAATGCACAAACTGTTTGATGAAATCCATACGAGAACAAAACTATAACTTGTGCAATGCAGCTCGTTGGAACATGTTTGAGTGAATATATGCATGCACGAGATGGACTTAGAATCATCTAATCATTCAAAAACAGTAAAATCGAGGTTGAAACCAAATATGACAGAACTAGTCTATAGTTCATGGTTCATGTTTTGACACCTTTATGTATATGCAGAAAATGGGTATAAGTGCTATGCATTGAATGAGATTATGTTATGAACATGTAAGCAAGTCTAAAACAATGTCAACAGAATATTGGAACAATGAATTACTCAAAAGAATAACAACATAATGATATTCCCAAAATCCTAAGAGTCTAACTATTTCAGAAATACAGTTGTATTATTTGTGAGTCATGGTGTGATGTCTTGAATGAAGTCTGGTTAAGGCCTTATTCATGCTTGCTTGCAACTCAGACTCAGAAAACTAGAAAAACTGTATTTTACAGGTCATAGCAACTCCTACAGCAGGTAAAACTGTCTAAACTATCCTAACTCTAGTTACAATTAACCTAAGTAATAAGTTAAACTCTTGAACTCTTCCAAAAGCTACTGGTTGGTGCAGGTTAATCCTCTATGCAAAATCAATCCTAAAATGTTATACAATATCTAAATTTAACATTGCACATAATAATcagaactaaaaaaaattaactatgtTACAAGAAATTCAACaaatatgaaaacattattaacaaaaacactagttttacaagaaaaatctcatctgaattaaaatcaaagaattaaaaataaaactacccAAGTGCAactttaatttatgtaatttttatatatagtcatgtaataaaatatttatcatttttatttgtagagttaatttttttaatttgaaatatataaaagttaaataataaaaaaagtcgTTCACATATTTAGGTACACTAAAAGTCAATTCTCAATTGTCCCACATGGCCGGCCTAGAATtgggagaaaaaaaatggatattaaataataagaatatattttaaactaaataattcTGCCATGGATGGCCTCATTCCAGGTCAATCTTcactaaataatttttctttatttaataagACTActgattataattttattttcaattctttatttttaacataaaatgaaaaatagtttcatataatattattttaaaataaattgaataaattatctgtgcataaagtaaagttaatacaattaaatattatattacttactaattttaatatttaagatttggtttttcttttatattagcGGAAACTATATCAGAAATTACTGTCCAAAAACGAAAGGTATGAATTTACGTGGCAGCGTCGAGTGGCGTGTCACAATTACCTTTTTGCCATTGTCGGTGACATCTTCTTCTGTTATCAAAAACACATtatcataattcataaaaccattataattaattgtgaaGATATCAAACAACTAATTATCTTTctaaaatttactttatttagaaaagtaaattattaacttttaatttgtgAATTAATTAACTATTCAtcttttcattaattaattgatgTTATGTGCCACTCATAATCTTATACTATCTATCACGtcataatattttatgctttttttcttttaatatttgaattatcaTAATTCGATTTTGTGTTGACAACTTTCATATATGAACAGCAGCGAAAGATTCGGTgagtgagtgagagagagagggtGTCAGTGATGCCTTTTGCTTGATCCATCTTTCTTCAACATAAAAGGTTAGTTATCAATTGAATTCTGAATTCTGAATTCAGATCTTGCAATTTGGATAGATGGGTATCTGTATCTGTACATGTTCACTCTCATAAGATTTAGTTTCTTCTGCTTCATTCATTTTCAGATCTTCAAATTACATTGATTGTTCATTTCATAATTTCTTCTCTCTAATAAAAATGACAACTTTAAACCCTTTTCGCTGTCAGAATCCCCTTTAGTTTACTGGGTATCATTGTTTTTTGATGTTCTTGTAGGATACATATCTCGGGGGTGATTTGATACACAATAAGAATGCTGGGTCGGTCTGCATTTTCTAGAACCGGGACTTTCCGGCCTGAGAATTTAGGTCAGAATGCCATGGCCATGATTGGGAACGTTtgcttctcattttttgttattgGTGTTTTGGTGTTCACGATTATGGCTGCCAATTATGAACCTGAGGATCCCTTGTTTCACCCTTCCACCAAGATCACCACATTCCTCACTTCCAAATCCAATGCCACTTTTAAGTCTGATAACTCTGTTGTTAGAACAGGGGAGGATTTCATGGCCGCTCCTGAAACAGTTTTTGGCTCCATTATCAACTCAACCGATGTTGATAACTTGGTTAGTGCCGATACTGCTGATGGCGGCGATGCTGCCTCAGTTTCTCAGTGTGATGTGAGTGGCCCTATTGATTGTAAGGACCCTGAGGTGTTTCATTTGATGATGAGGGCGACCATTGACAAGTTTCAGGATATCCATTTTTACCGATTTGGGAAGCCAGTTGCGGGTTCCAATGACAGCACTTGCGATATGGCTTGGCGGTTTAGGCCTAAGGAAGGGAAAGCTGCTGCTTTTTATAAGgactataggaggtttgtgatTGATAGGTCTGAGAATTGTACACTTAGTATTGTTAGCATTGGGGAGTACCATACTGGTGTAAATGCCAGGAAGAGGAAGAAGCATCTGAAAGGTGGGCTAGAGAAGACGCCATCGAATCTGGAGCTGGCCAGCGCATTACCAGTGGTTGGAGAGTTTGTTAATGACAGTCTCCCTGTGGTAGAATCTGAAAGTTCATTTAGTCATGGTAAATACTTGATTTATGAAGGTGGTGGAGACAGGTGTAAGAGCATGAATCATTACTTGTGGAGTTTCTTGTGCGCTCTTGGGGAAGCTCAGTACCTGAACCGAACGTTGATAATGGATTTGAGCATATGTCTGTCTTCCATTTACACATCATCAGGGCTGGATGAGGAGGGCAAAGATTTCAGGTTCTACTTTGATTTTGAGCATTTAAGGGAGGCGGCATCTGTGTTGGACAAGAAGCAGTTTTGGGAAGATTGGAACAAGTGGCAAAATAAAGATGGGATGAGTCTTAATCTTGTGGAAGATTTTAGGGTTACACCTATGAAGCTTAGGGATGTGAAGGATACCTTGATCATGAGGAAGTTTGGATCTGTGGAGCCAGATAACTACTGGTATAGAGTGTGTGAAGGAGAGACAGAATCCGTAGTTCAAAGGCCGTGGCATTTGTTATGGAAATCGAGGAGGTTGATGGATATAGTGTCTGCAATTGCTTCAAAGATGAATTGGGACTACGATTCTGTTCATGTTGTGAGAGGGGAAAAAGCAAGGAACAAGGAGCTGTGGCCTAATCTTGATGCACATACTTCTCCTGATGCACTTCTTTCAACCTTGGGTGACAAGATTGAGGAAGGAAGGAACCTCTACATAGCAACAAATGAACCTGATAAATCTTTCTTCGACCCTCTGAAAGACAAGTATACCACTCATTTTCTTGACGAGTATAAAGAACTTTGGGATGAAACTAGTGAGTGGTACTCTGAGACAACAAAACTCAATAACGGGGTTGGAGTTGAATTCGATGGTTACATGAGAGTGTCACTTGATACAGAAGTGTTCTTGAGAGGTAAAAAGCAGCTTGAAACTTTCAATGATTTGACCAGTGATTGCAAGGATGGCATTAATACCTGTAATGTTGCAGCAAACTAATGTGAGAATTGAAACTTCAATGGCTGATATATTGAAATATACTCTCATGTACTTTTAGCTGTTATGTGTTGCATTTGAGAATTTTTATCCTTTAGCCTTAGCAGTGAGGAGTAAAATCGTTATAGTTTTTGTACTGTAAGAGTAGTGACTACTTTGAAGTTTTGAagttcttaatttaaatttgtttccttCTTAAACCCCTTATATCCATTAGCACAATTGCTCAAGTTGATcttttttttgtgcttttccTTTTTGCATTATCAGTATAATTATTAAACAACCAGAAATCACGGTTACCATTACTTGCACTATTTTTCTCTGTTGCATTTTCACCCACTTTACTACTTTAGTGGAAAATTCAAagatataataatagttattttgGTGCTtgattttgtttctcttttaaGGCCTGACATTCTTGTAAAGAGAGGAGAAAAGTATTTCCCCAAAGAATAAGACTGGGAAAAGATATTCCACAAGTGTTTTTTCATTGccataaaaagaaaacattttcttttaatcagTGTTCGGCAACTGGGATGACACTTGGGATTCTGATGTTacaaattcattcattttccTTAAAATTTTTATGGCGTTACAGATTCTTTTGTTCATGGCTTTTGTATTTGGACTGGTCGGTTCAACCAATTGGACTTATGAACtattatatttctttacttCAGAGTGAGGTTGTTATTATCAGTTTGATTCAGCTTCAGACTAATCAATGAAACATAAACCGAAGATTTTTCAAGTTCAGTCATTTTTCTGATTTTAAAAGCATTGCAtttgaaaacataattatttttctttgtctcctttGTTTCACGGGAACTGCTATTTCAGTAGGATCAACATAATTTATAGGGAAtagtactttttttatatagaatATCCTTCTGAAATTGATAAGGTAAAgtgtttcttttattaaaataaaataaactaaacacATTGTGGAATGAAATAAATACTACAAAACTAATTTAGACATAAATCCATCAGCCATCAGTTATAATGCTTTAATCTGGTCAGGTATCATATAATTTGTTATACTGTTTGAACAACGCAATTAGAGTGCTAATTATAAGGAGGGGTGGAGTGTCCAAAGGGatgaaaatagacaaaattGTATCCTTAACTCACATCAAACAAatgcttttaaaaaaaagtaacaatttGTTAAAGGACTAAAAGGCTAGTTCCAGGGAATAGTAACAATAAGTAATGACAGTAATAGTATAGTATTGAAatttaactattatattttaaagttatatacTTATTAGCCTATTTAGAGGCTTTTTGACCTGACttgcatataaatataaactcaTTAGTCTATTCCAAGATTGCTCGAGCATTTATAACTTGAAAAACAAGTCAAGCTCGGCCTTGTACATCACAATCTACCTCAATTTAACTCATTTTCACCCAACTGTGAGTAACCATAAAATATTgagaaattataatatcaaaaaatgatgtacaaaaataaaatcatgggGGTAGCACTGCAACAACATTCATAACTATACTCATGCTATTGTTTTTTATGACTGACCCTGGCACTACTCTTGAACTGTTTGCTTCAGGAAGTAAAATTTTCAATCAATGTGGTTTTATTTCTGTAGATCATGCTAAATGATTGCTGGAGTGCCCCGGTTTCTCTTTCTTATCCTTCCATGGCACAGTTCATTGGTATGTCAAATGATGTGAAAAGTGCAACCTGCAATCACTTGAAAAATTTATGAACAAAATTGCTCGTTGAGATTATTAGAGCCTATAAGCTCCACCCATTAGAGCCGTTTTAACTTACTCCCAAAAGTGAACTCATTATTTTTGCCCTTCCAACCTTTGACCCAAGTTTTACTCCCAGAGTATGGCAAAAACGAAATTCATGTGGGACAAGATCATATAATATTTCAAGGAAGAACTGTTTATTTTCCCTTAGCCTTTGATTTTTTGACTTGAACAAGAGTCACATTCTGGCCAGGCTTTTTGGTTCTGGCCTCCGAGGATCTTAACATTGAAATGGCAACTTGATGCTGGTTTTTTTCCACCTTGTCATCTGTAAATGGTTTGACCTCGAACGATCCTCTAGTCAACCCTCTGGCAACCTGAAGGATTACAAACAACTAATCACTGCTAAGCAATGCAGGACTTAATTATCAGCGtttaaaaattaacagaaaCACAATTATTTCGTAGCATACTTTATGAAtccaaaatcaaatttaatatacgCTTTGACACTAAAATCAAGTATGACAAAATTACGCCATTAAATAAATTCTAACCTAGCTTCTAACAAGTTCAATGACACCAGGTGCCATTTACTAGGCGGGTGTGGTATGCAgtgaaaaaaagataaaatctaGGAAACATTCCTTAAATAGAGGATTCAAAATATTAGGATTAACATGATGATAACCATGGCAATGATAATTTTCCCCACACTTCGCAATGTCAAACCAACCTTTCCAGTACTTCCATTTAGGGTTgggcaaaataaaccaaactgcactgcactaccaaaaactgtactgaactaaaaaactattcacatgaactgcactgaactgaacAAACAGTTCAgatgaactgaactgttattcttaaaaataaactggactgaactgcactataatataaactgaactgttttataAACTGCACTACGtcagaactgaactgcactatttttgaactgcactgcactaatttttaacttaactacactgtttttgaaccgaattgcactgattttgaatcaacttcactatttttgaactgaattgtactatttttgaaccggattgcattgattttgaactaaattgtactatttttgaacttaattacactattttgaatcgaattgcactaattacatatgattgtactacgcaataataatctaaagtttataatttgaaagtgcttaAGAAATAATACTTGATATATGcatcatacttcaatacaccaattaacatttttataatttttttatttatattaaagtttttcgtaacttaaaatgtaattaaaatattaaaattaatataataaatataaatatcggtattaacttattttttatattttaaaatcttgtaatattactttttagttttacaatgtttattatgttgcgtcaaattttttaaaatgatttattttagaaaattctcaaaattaatattttttaacatttgtattcattaatatttgtgtgaaaaatgttctagaaattttataaaattctaaaatatatttcgtGAAGCAACGaatcaataactttttatattttttaagaattttttaaaataaattctctttaaaaaagttgatgccacataataaa from Vigna unguiculata cultivar IT97K-499-35 chromosome 8, ASM411807v1, whole genome shotgun sequence encodes:
- the LOC114194408 gene encoding uncharacterized protein LOC114194408 — protein: MLGRSAFSRTGTFRPENLGQNAMAMIGNVCFSFFVIGVLVFTIMAANYEPEDPLFHPSTKITTFLTSKSNATFKSDNSVVRTGEDFMAAPETVFGSIINSTDVDNLVSADTADGGDAASVSQCDVSGPIDCKDPEVFHLMMRATIDKFQDIHFYRFGKPVAGSNDSTCDMAWRFRPKEGKAAAFYKDYRRFVIDRSENCTLSIVSIGEYHTGVNARKRKKHLKGGLEKTPSNLELASALPVVGEFVNDSLPVVESESSFSHGKYLIYEGGGDRCKSMNHYLWSFLCALGEAQYLNRTLIMDLSICLSSIYTSSGLDEEGKDFRFYFDFEHLREAASVLDKKQFWEDWNKWQNKDGMSLNLVEDFRVTPMKLRDVKDTLIMRKFGSVEPDNYWYRVCEGETESVVQRPWHLLWKSRRLMDIVSAIASKMNWDYDSVHVVRGEKARNKELWPNLDAHTSPDALLSTLGDKIEEGRNLYIATNEPDKSFFDPLKDKYTTHFLDEYKELWDETSEWYSETTKLNNGVGVEFDGYMRVSLDTEVFLRGKKQLETFNDLTSDCKDGINTCNVAAN
- the LOC114194469 gene encoding U-box domain-containing protein 11 isoform X2; translated protein: MGEGENIEVETEAESEASSSWNLGKHAQIIELSEKLLDGNLSAKIEAAREIRKMVRKSSSSSKIRAKLAAAGVIEPLVVMLSSSNIEARQSSLLALLNLAVRNERNKVKIVTDGAMPPLVELLKMKNSGIRELATAAVLTLSAAASNKPIIAASGAAPFLVQILKSGSVQGKVDAVTALHNLSTFNENSIELLDPSAVFPLINLLKECKKYSKFAEKATALLEILSNSEEGRTAISIADGGILTLVETVEDGSLVSTEHAVGALLSLCQSCRDKYRELILKEGAIPGLLRLTVEGTAEAQDRARVLLDLLRDSPPEKRLTSSVLEKIVYDIAERVDGADKAAETAKQLLQDMVQRSMEHSMKCIQHRAASCTPSIPST
- the LOC114194469 gene encoding U-box domain-containing protein 11 isoform X1; this encodes MGEGENIEVETEAESEASSSWNLGKHAQIIELSEKLLDGNLSAKIEAAREIRKMVRKSSSSSKIRAKLAAAGVIEPLVVMLSSSNIEARQSSLLALLNLAVRNERNFRKIAVTSSGANVLAFTFSFSFVPARNKVKIVTDGAMPPLVELLKMKNSGIRELATAAVLTLSAAASNKPIIAASGAAPFLVQILKSGSVQGKVDAVTALHNLSTFNENSIELLDPSAVFPLINLLKECKKYSKFAEKATALLEILSNSEEGRTAISIADGGILTLVETVEDGSLVSTEHAVGALLSLCQSCRDKYRELILKEGAIPGLLRLTVEGTAEAQDRARVLLDLLRDSPPEKRLTSSVLEKIVYDIAERVDGADKAAETAKQLLQDMVQRSMEHSMKCIQHRAASCTPSIPST